A stretch of Lachancea thermotolerans CBS 6340 chromosome D complete sequence DNA encodes these proteins:
- a CDS encoding KLTH0D05698p (some similarities with uniprot|P28319 Saccharomyces cerevisiae YKL096W CWP1 Cell wall mannoprotein linked to a beta-1 3- and beta-1 6-glucan heteropolymer through a phosphodiester bond involved in cell wall organization), whose amino-acid sequence MKFNSLLVSSVALAGSAVRADSQEFDMLVVRSESPLQYASVYAENGHLFLGGTSVGLSGVVTDNGKLRFSDGTYATLSNNGSLVEETRDRATAGFSISGGYLSFEGSIGFTGVLARGGYEFSTVITNPDDLDVLIRANLANGSKAPDFGPSFHRPSIPITTASAKTLCTKIRNSTITITKTEHDTTTATLTSCGNGLATNSSTPIISSTPIISLTSSGFVNVTSIQTSGLSNSFFTPSATVTLSSLPFSSFQNSTTIISTASLSSIPISSGFLSSSTGSSSLNSTISLPTSTEIITASSFSPSQSSSTVSSSSAVSSPTAIPSSSAIPSSSAIPSSPAIPSSSAIPSSSVISSSSAIPSSSVVLSSIIVTSSTTASSSSAIPSSTAASSSSAISSSSAISSSLAASSSSAALSSSAASSSLAASSSSAISSSSAISSSLAASSSSAVSSSLAASSSSAISSSLAAPSSSAASSSLAASSSSAASSSSAASSSLAASSSLAASSSSAISSSLAASSSSAISSSLAASSIGSSSAPPETSSTSSSATSSQTTSSSSLASSSTASTVASVSQSSLSLTSSSTSVLSSASSVPVSTSTLVSSASGSSRSLPPLTSSTAVTSSGQLSSSTVSSPSSSEMSSVSSTELSSSISTETSAVSSSSVASSQAPVSSTSPTQSSTESSTQNGAGQIIPTGLGASFFFVAALLM is encoded by the coding sequence ATGAAGTTTAACTCGCTACTAGTTTCTAGTGTTGCGCTTGCGGGCAGTGCCGTCCGTGCTGACTCTCAAGAGTTTGATATGCTTGTAGTTCGCTCAGAATCACCACTGCAGTATGCATCCGTATACGCTGAAAATGGGCACTTGTTCCTCGGAGGGACATCAGTGGGCCTGTCGGGAGTTGTGACGGACAACGGCAAGTTGAGATTCTCGGACGGGACGTATGCCACTTTGAGTAATAACGGGTCCTTGGTGGAAGAAACTCGAGACCGCGCGACGGCAGGGTTTTCCATTTCTGGAGGCTATTTGAGCTTCGAAGGCTCGATCGGGTTTACTGGAGTTCTCGCCAGAGGTGGCTATGAGTTCTCAACTGTTATCACCAATCCAGATGACTTAGATGTACTCATTAGAGCTAACCTTGCCAACGGTTCTAAAGCGCCAGATTTTGGCCCATCTTTTCATCGCCCCTCGATTCCGATCACCACTGCCTCTGCCAAGACTCTGTGCACCAAAATTCGGAATTCTACTATCACGATAACTAAGACAGAGCATGATACCACTACTGCAACGCTGACCTCGTGCGGCAATGGTCTTGCCACGAATTCTTCGACGCCAATCATTTCTTCAACGCCTatcatttctttgacttcCAGTGGCTTTGTAAATGTCACAAGCATACAGACCTCAGGGTTGTCGAATTCTTTCTTCACCCCTTCTGCAACAGTGACATTGAGTTCTCTTCCTTTCTCCTCGTTTCAGAATTCTACCACTATAATCTCAACTGCAAGCTTGTCAAGCATTCCGATCTCTTCGGGTTTTCTAAGCTCATCAACTGGTTCTAGCTCTCTGAATAGCACAATTTCTTTACCCACATCGACCGAAATCATCACAGCTTCGAGTTTCTCGCCTAGtcaaagctcttcaacTGTCTCAAGTTCGTCAGCTGTCTCAAGTCCAACGGCTATCCCAAGCTCGTCAGCTATCCCAAGCTCGTCAGCTATCCCAAGCTCGCCAGCTATCCCAAGCTCGTCAGCTATcccaagctcttcagttatctcaagctcttcggcTATCCCAAGCTCATCTGTCGTCTTGAGCTCGATCATTGTCACAAGCTCGACCACCgcctcgagctcttcagctatTCCAAGCTCGACCGCtgcctcgagctcttcagctatCTCGAGTTCTTCAGCTATCTCGAGTTCTTTAGCtgcctcgagctcttcagccGCCTtaagttcttcagctgcttcaagttctttagctgcctcgagctcttcagctatCTCGAGTTCTTCAGCTATCTCGAGTTCTTTAGCtgcctcgagctcttcagctgtcTCGAGTTCTTTAGCtgcctcgagctcttcagctatctcaagctctttagcTGCcccaagctcttcagctgcctcaagctctttagctgcctcaagctcttcagctgcctcaagctcttcagctgcctcaagctccttggctgcctcaagctccttggctgcctcaagctcttcagctatCTCGAGTTCTTTAGCtgcctcgagctcttcagctatctcaagctctttagcTGCCTCGAGCATTGGGTCATCCAGCGCTCCTCCAGAAACGTCAAGCACTTCTTCCTCCGCCACATCTTCGCAGACTacatcttcttcgtcgttAGCATCATCCTCAACAGCCTCCACAGTTGCTTCAGTGTCTCAAAGTTCGCTCTCTttgacttcttcatcgacATCTGTGCTTTcatcagcttcttctgtaCCAGTATCAACGAGCACATTAGTATCTTCAGCTTCCGGTTCTTCACGCAGCTTACCGCCATTAACGTCGTCTACTGCCGTCACATCCAGCGGCCAATTAAGCAGCAGTACCGTGTCATCTCCATCTTCTAGTGAAATGTCCTCCGTATCTTCGACTGAGCTGTCTTCAAGTATCTCCACCGAAACGTCAGCTGTTTCTTCCTCTAGTGTTGCTAGCTCTCAAGCGCCTGTTTCCTCCACCAGTCCAACACAGTCGTCGACAGAAAGTTCGACCCAGAATGGCGCTGGCCAAATAATTCCTACAGGCTTAGGTgcgagctttttctttgtagCAGCACTGCTAATGTGA
- the MTC2 gene encoding Mtc2p (weakly similar to uniprot|P34246 Saccharomyces cerevisiae YKL098W Hypothetical ORF), with translation MSGQEPSLPPMGPTLPAALAFRKNLVCYCEDPTVVVEFLQALHLPYALWENYDDIDARPKPEAEQVLVLPNVDRLLTLQQDKLAKFLQVMRSRDTPFFAAVATVSPGFVPYAHFTPYLKRQFWFACAEPMTGGATDFNEETLPQLRNSLRKVHVHHSIRRYVLDIIMHLRVHRFSSQASGGGCSTHSLRDILELCQTLALAEERAFVVPDIVKTASYWYFPFHLELIQNPSHEISLQYGSDPDLVAQLVNAMQQFSLQRASEIHYPLYFQYMVLRDVLNLVVPAI, from the coding sequence ATGAGTGGCCAGGAACCCAGTCTACCGCCAATGGGACCGACACTTCCAGCGGCTTTAGCGTTCCGTAAAAACCTGGTATGCTACTGCGAAGATCCTACGGTCGTCGTGGAATTCTTACAAGCTCTACACCTCCCCTACGCCTTGTGGGAAAATTACGATGACATAGACGCAAGACCAAAGCCAGAGGCCGAGCAGGTGCTAGTGCTTCCGAACGTGGACAGGTTGTTGACGCTACAGCAAGACAAGCTTGCCAAGTTCCTGCAGGTTATGAGGTCTCGGGACACACCGTTCTTTGCTGCGGTCGCGACTGTGTCGCCAGGCTTTGTCCCGTACGCTCATTTTACTCCGTACCTCAAGCGTCAGTTTTGGTTCGCTTGCGCGGAACCAATGACGGGCGGCGCTACAGACTTTAACGAGGAAACGCTGCCGCAGCTGCGCAACTCACTGCGCAAGGTCCACGTGCACCACTCTATTCGCCGCTACGTTCTCGATATCATTATGCACCTACGAGTGCACCGTTTTTCCAGTCAGGCTTCAGGAGGTGGTTGCTCTACCCACTCTTTGCGTGATATTCTGGAACTTTGTCAAACGCTTGCGCTGGCCGAAGAACGCGCCTTCGTAGTACCTGACATTGTCAAGACTGCTTCCTACTGGTACTTCCCGTTCCACCTGGAGCTCATTCAGAATCCCAGCCACGAAATCTCGCTGCAGTATGGCTCAGATCCTGACCTAGTCGCACAGCTAGTGAATGCAATGCAGCAGTTTTCGCTACAAAGGGCTTCCGAGATCCATTACCCGCTCTATTTTCAATATATGGTGCTACGTGATGTTCTCAACCTTGTTGTACCAGCTATCTGA
- a CDS encoding KLTH0D05764p (conserved hypothetical protein) — protein sequence MEFSEVKDSKKVSCCSRASDPTENICECEDELDIFERFVQDPCMNAWEDLDEEGRPSQWEDDELDPVCEGVEGFARKQVRTSKPCICSNCHHPRRWKTSSTAQDFDEPVLRCSRTNSFMSQLSRQASRQSLPDPGEGTCGSPTHPGYSQPSLEIGPSRSNSVSRTRSRSSFGASSAIPAHIYCLERFVSSELDSAAENFCRKDPLTLNTVSPTTSTICSPSGSDSATSPQMAGVLSSSSSTNSAKNNADIQPVFLSKRKSRVSSIEVSLLNSFS from the coding sequence ATGGAATTTTCGGAGGTGAAAGATTCGAAAAAGGTCAGTTGCTGTTCGAGGGCAAGCGACCCCACAGAAAACATATGCGAGTGCGAAGACGAGCTCGACATTTTCGAGAGGTTTGTGCAGGACCCTTGCATGAATGCATGGGAAGACCTAGACGAAGAAGGCCGCCCATCGCAGTGGGAAGATGACGAACTCGACCCCGTTTGTGAGGGCGTCGAAGGCTTCGCGCGTAAGCAAGTCAGAACTTCGAAACCTTGCATATGTTCGAACTGCCACCATCCGAGGCGGTGGAAAACTTCCAGCACAGCACaagactttgatgagcCTGTGCTCCGTTGCTCGCGTACCAACAGTTTCATGTCACAGCTATCGCGCCAAGCATCGCGCCAGTCGCTGCCTGACCCGGGCGAGGGTACTTGCGGCTCCCCCACGCACCCCGGATACTCGCAGCCGTCTCTCGAGATCGGGCCTTCTCGTTCCAACTCTGTATCCCGCACCCGTTCACGCTCTTCGTTCGGAGCTTCTTCGGCAATCCCTGCCCATATCTACTGTCTCGAACGGTTTGTCAGTTCAGAACTGGACTCCGCCGCCGAGAACTTCTGCAGAAAGGACCCTTTGACACTAAACACAGTTTCGCCCACAACATCCACCATCTGCTCTCCAAGTGGCTCCGATTCAGCCACTTCCCCACAGATGGCCGGCGTGCTGTCGAGTTCATCATCCACCAACAGCGCTAAAAACAATGCTGATATCCAACCTGTTTTTTTAAGTAAGAGGAAATCGAGGGTATCATCCATAGAGGTCTCGCTACTGAAttcgttttcttga
- the NAM7 gene encoding ATP-dependent RNA helicase NAM7 (highly similar to uniprot|P30771 Saccharomyces cerevisiae YMR080C NAM7 ATP-dependent RNA helicase of the SFI superfamily required for nonsense mediated mRNA decay and for efficient translation termination at nonsense codons) — protein sequence MSPAAGPSVTPDAEDKTVKPVSEAGSEAAVTAEMNELYVSNSEIAAVMPGENEDFGEPMEAPPSEFACAYCNVDSAKCVVKCNTCNKWFCNSKNGTSSSHIINHLVLSHHNTVSLHPESDLGDTVLECYNCGCKNVFVLGFVSAKSEAVVVILCRLPCAQTKTVSWDTDQWQSLIENRQFLSWVAEDPSDEELLRARMISPSQISKLEAKWRSNKDATINDIEVPDEKEEVPHILMRYADAYQYQRSFAPLVKIEADYDKQLKESQALEHISVSWSLGLSNRHLASFALSTFESNGLKVAVGDEMILRYSGVQHPEWEGHGYIVRLPNSFQDQLTLELKPSKTPPPTSFNTGFTAEFVWKGTSYDRMQEAMKKFAVVKKSVSGFLYYKILGHEVPDLEFDVNLPEQFSIPHFTQLNVSQANAIRHVLQRPLSLIQGPPGTGKTVTSATIVYHLSKLHKERILVCAPSNVAVDHLAAKLRDLGLKVVRLTAKSREDVESSVSNLGLHNLVSRSAKGELKKLLKLKEDVGELSPSDAKKFVKQVRKSELEILKKADVVCCTCVGAGDKRLEAKFRTVLIDESTQASEPECLIPIVKGAKQVVLVGDHQQLGPVILDRKAADAGLKQSLFERLISLGHIPIRLEVQYRMNPHLSEFPSNMFYEGSLQNGVTIEQRSVTNSTFPWPIHDLPMMFWSNYGREEISGNGTSYLNRIEAMNCERVITKLFKDGVKPDQIGVITPYEGQRAYIVQYMQMNGSMDKELYMNVEVASVDAFQGREKDYIILSCVRANEQQAIGFLSDPRRLNVALTRSKYGLVILGNPRSLSRNSLWSHLLVYFREKGCLVEGALGNLQLCTVQLTKSRNVRPSQKTNFSKMEFSHGAEMGQTNFNDFDTQSLMSYGGIDTFGMAGNSNLNALFNNFHPFGQHPQQLNTADTNTFDGYLKFDSSLARGLQAYGGSASKYEGAVKGNGDSRKVPDDAVRELNV from the coding sequence ATGAGCCCTGCAGCTGGCCCCAGCGTGACGCCTGATGCAGAAGACAAGACTGTGAAACCAGTGTCAGAGGCTGGTTCAGAGGCGGCCGTGACTGCTGAAATGAACGAGCTATATGTTTCCAACAGCGAAATCGCAGCTGTAATGCCAGGCGAAAACGAAGATTTTGGCGAGCCGATGGAGGCCCCTCCATCCGAATTTGCTTGCGCTTACTGTAACGTGGACTCTGCAAAATGTGTGGTCAAGTGCAACACTTGCAACAAGTGGTTCTGCAACTCCAAAAACGGAACTTCGAGCTCCCATATTATTAATCATTTGGTTTTATCTCATCATAACACTGTTTCTCTTCATCCTGAATCAGACTTAGGTGATACCGTTCTAGAATGTTACAACTGTGGATGCAAGAATGTTTTCGTTTTAggttttgtttctgctAAAAGTGAAGCTGTTGTCGTCATTCTTTGTCGTCTTCCTTGCGCACAAACAAAGACGGTAAGTTGGGACACTGACCAATGGCAGTCTTTAATTGAGAACCGCCAGTTTCTCTCTTGGGTTGCCGAAGATCCTAGCGATGAAGAATTACTGCGCGCCAGAATGATTTCGCCAAGTCAGATCTCTAAATTGGAGGCAAAGTGGAGATCTAATAAGGATGCAACAATCAACGACATTGAAGTTCCGGATGAAAAGGAGGAGGTCCCGCACATATTGATGAGATACGCGGATGCCTATCAATACCAGAGATCTTTTGCTCCGCTTGTGAAGATAGAGGCCGACTACGACAAACAATTAAAAGAGTCCCAAGCATTGGAGCACatttcagtttcttggtCACTCGGCCTCAGTAATAGACATCTGGCATCGTTTGCACTAtcaacttttgaatcaaaTGGACTAAAAGTTGCTGTAGGTGATGAGATGATTTTGAGGTATTCGGGCGTACAGCATCCAGAATGGGAAGGCCATGGCTATATCGTCCGGTTGCCTAATAGTTTTCAAGACCAACTAACGCTAGAGCTAAAACCTAGCAAAACTCCCCCTCCGACAAGCTTCAACACTGGTTTCACCGCTGAGTTCGTCTGGAAAGGAACTTCTTACGACCGAATGCAAGaggcgatgaagaaatttgcAGTTGTCAAAAAATCCGTCTCGGGCTTTCTATATTATAAAATCTTAGGACATGAAGTTCCAGATCTCGAGTTTGACGTGAATTTACCAGAGCAATTCTCAATTCCTCATTTTACACAGCTCAATGTTTCTCAAGCCAATGCTATTCGACATGTTCTACAGCGCCCGCTGTCTTTGATTCAGGGTCCTCCGGGGACTGGAAAAACAGTGACATCTGCTACAATTGTTTACCATCTTTCGAAACTCCACAAGGAACGCATTTTAGTATGTGCTCCGTCAAATGTGGCTGTTGATCACCTGGCAGCTAAACTTCGTGACTTGGGCCTTAAAGTTGTTCGTTTAACTGCTAAAAGCAGAGAGGATGTTGAGAGCTCTGTCTCCAACTTAGGTCTTCACAACTTAGTTTCAAGATCGGCGAAAGGTGagttgaaaaagcttttgaaacttAAAGAAGATGTCGGTGAACTGTCTCCAAGTGAtgctaaaaaatttgtgaAACAAGTGCGGAAATCCGAACTGGAAATACTGAAGAAGGCAGACGTTGTTTGTTGCACATGTGTTGGAGCTGGCGATAAAAGGTTGGAGGCAAAGTTCAGGACTGTTTTGATTGATGAAAGTACGCAAGCGTCCGAACCCGAGTGTCTGATTCCAATTGTCAAAGGTGCTAAGCAGGTAGTTTTGGTTGGTGACCATCAACAACTTGGCCCTGTCATTCTCGACAGAAAGGCTGCAGATGCCGGTCTGAAACAGTCTTTGTTTGAGAGGTTAATCTCTCTTGGGCATATTCCAATCCGCCTAGAAGTGCAATATCGTATGAACCCCCACTTAAGTGAATTTCCAAGCAATATGTTTTATGAGGGCAGTTTACAGAATGGTGTAACCATTGAACAACGCAGTGTAACAAACAGTACATTTCCATGGCCTATTCATGATCTTCCAATGATGTTTTGGTCCAACTATGGCAGAGAGGAGATATCTGGTAATGGCACATCATACCTAAACAGAATTGAGGCTATGAACTGTGAACGTGTCATAACGAAGCTCTTTAAGGACGGTGTGAAACCTGACCAAATAGGTGTTATCACGCCGTATGAAGGACAAAGAGCATATATTGTCCAGTACATGCAAATGAATGGTTCCATGGACAAGGAGCTTTACATGAATGTTGAGGTAGCATCTGTTgatgcttttcaaggtcGCGAGAAGGATTATATCATTTTATCATGTGTTCGTGCTAACGAACAGCAAGCAATAGGTTTTTTGAGTGACCCCAGACGTTTAAATGTTGCACTCACCCGTTCAAAGTATGGACTTGTCATCCTGGGCAATCCTAGATCCTTATCCAGAAACAGCTTATGGAGTCACTTGCTTGTTTACTTCAGAGAAAAAGGTTGTCTAGTGGAAGGCGCCCTCGGTAATCTTCAATTATGCACAGTTCAGCTTACAAAATCCAGGAATGTGCGCCCATCTCAGAAGACAAACTTCAGTAAAATGGAATTCAGTCATGGGGCTGAAATGGGGCAAACAAATTTTAATGATTTCGACACTCAAAGTCTAATGTCTTACGGCGGCATTGATACCTTTGGGATGGCAGGAAATAGCAATTTGAATGCGCTATTCAACAATTTCCATCCTTTTGGTCAACATCCGCAACAGCTTAATACTGCAGACACTAACACTTTTGACGGATACTTAAAATTCGATTCAAGCTTAGCCAGAGGCCTCCAAGCCTATGGAGGTTCCGCCTCGAAATATGAAGGCGCAGTCAAAGGGAATGGGGACAGCAGGAAAGTCCCAGATGATGCCGTTCGAGAGCTCAACGTTTAG
- the YJU2 gene encoding mRNA splicing protein YJU2 (similar to uniprot|P28320 Saccharomyces cerevisiae YKL095W YJU2 Essential nuclear protein putative spliceosomal component involved in mRNA splicing based on computational analysis of large-scale protein-protein interaction data), with translation MSERKAINKYYPPNFNPLEAEEAARKLSKKLKTMNRDVITIRLMTPFSMRCLKCSEFIPKSRKFNGKKELLPEKYLDTIKQYRLSIKCPRCNNMIAFRTDPKSGDYVMEIGGVKNFVEEKPEEKLPGDETLDETLERLERQQQQDNNQTKNDDHEDKLEKIEKRLAKLQKEQQDYEELEALRRENISKMKKAEALQEKSHLSAQEESQGDEEKAELAFRLFNAQKADGETSGPAVHITAAPAAIPQKIRSKKKAKSNALGVIVKKKNRARQT, from the coding sequence ATGTCCGAGAGAAAAGCCATTAATAAGTACTACCCGCCAAATTTCAACCCTCTGGAGGCGGAGGAGGCGGCTCGTaagctttccaagaagttAAAGACTATGAATCGAGACGTTATCACCATCCGACTTATGACGCCATTCAGTATGCGGTGCTTGAAGTGCTCAGAGTTCATACccaaaagcagaaaattCAACGGTAAGAAGGAGTTGCTGCCTGAAAAATACCTTGATACTATTAAGCAGTACAGATTGAGTATCAAGTGTCCCCGGTGCAATAACATGATAGCCTTCCGGACCGATCCTAAGAGTGGTGACTATGTGATGGAAATCGGCGGtgtcaaaaattttgtcgAAGAGAAGCCAGAGGAGAAGCTACCAGGAGACGAGACCTTAGACGAAACTCTTGAACGCCTCGAGAGgcagcaacaacaggaTAACAACCAGACCAAAAATGACGACCACGAAGAtaagctggaaaaaatcGAGAAGCGGCTAGCTAAATTGCagaaagaacaacaagATTATgaggaacttgaagctctgcGACGGGAAAATATatcgaaaatgaagaaagctGAAGCATTACAAGAGAAAAGTCACCTATCTGCTCAGGAAGAAAGCCAGGGGGACGAGGAGAAAGCTGAATTGGCTTTCCGGCTTTTCAACGCGCAAAAGGCTGACGGCGAGACCTCCGGGCCTGCGGTACACATTACAGCGGCACCTGCCGCGATCCCACAAAAAATTCGttcgaaaaagaaggcgaagTCAAATGCGCTGGGAGTCATTGTTAAAAAGAAGAATCGAGCCAGGCAGACCTAG
- the YJU3 gene encoding acylglycerol lipase (similar to uniprot|P28321 Saccharomyces cerevisiae YKL094W YJU3 Protein of unknown function localizes to lipid particles): protein MFFFSGKKSAPIDFPYKPTSSSFIKDKHQFDGADFIYVKWFVATEQTLTAKARLLVVHGFDEYTLLYSRLMDQLSKVGIESFAFDQRGSGETSPGKQRGRTNEYHTFNDLDHFIEWNLEDKDPETPLFLFGHSMGGGIVLNYGCAGRFRDQIAGIVCTGPLIELHPHSAPSRLVTALSPLLAACLPNFRIDTGLDIDATTSDERYRNFLSRDPLTVPLYGSLRQIYDFLARGKKLLEDKEYVAKLQKPVLIFHGISDTINDPKASEKFNKLCTATDKRLELVPGARHSLCLETDEVFERMFNDMHNWLLEHAP from the coding sequence atgttctttttctccGGCAAGAAATCAGCGCCGATCGACTTTCCATACAAGCCGACCTCCTCGAGCTTTATCAAAGATAAACACCAGTTTGACGGTGCCGATTTCATTTATGTGAAGTGGTTCGTTGCAACAGAGCAAACGCTCACAGCAAAGGCACGTCTACTAGTTGTCCACGGCTTCGACGAATACACGCTGCTCTATAGCCGTTTGATGGACCAGCTCAGCAAAGTTGGGATTGAGTCCTTTGCATTCGATCAGAGAGGGTCAGGAGAAACATCCCCAGGGAAGCAGCGCGGCAGAACTAACGAATATCACACATTTAATGATTTGGACCACTTCATAGAATGGAATCTAGAAGATAAGGACCCGGAAACCCCATTGTTCCTCTTTGGGCATTCCATGGGTGGTGGTATTGTCCTTAACTACGGGTGTGCCGGCCGCTTTCGCGACCAGATAGCAGGAATTGTTTGCACCGGCCCGCTGATCGAGCTTCACCCTCACTCTGCTCCTAGTAGACTTGTCACGGCGTTATCGCCTCTGCTCGCTGCGTGCTTGCCAAACTTCCGAATTGACACGGGACTTGACATAGACGCTACAACCTCAGACGAGAGGTACCGCAATTTTCTGAGCCGCGATCCGTTGACAGTGCCCTTATACGGTTCTCTCCGCCAGATCTACGATTTCTTGGCTCgcggcaagaagctgctggaggACAAAGAGTACGTGGCTAAGCTCCAAAAACCCGTCCTCATTTTCCACGGCATCAGCGACACTATCAATGATCCGAAGGCCTCGGAGAAGTTTAACAAACTGTGTACCGCTACTGATAAGCGTTTGGAGCTCGTTCCCGGTGCTAGGCACTCTTTGTGCCTCGAGACAGATGAAGTTTTCGAGAGAATGTTCAACGATATGCATAACTGGCTGCTAGAGCACGCACCATAG
- the CWP1 gene encoding Cwp1p (some similarities with uniprot|P28319 Saccharomyces cerevisiae YKL096W CWP1 Cell wall mannoprotein linked to a beta-1 3- and beta-1 6-glucan heteropolymer through a phosphodiester bond involved in cell wall organization): MKFTSAFTAALLACARLALADSETFGLLVIRSGSSLQYASAYAQDSKLYLGSSSDSLSAVVTDDGKLKLSDDKYAVVSSDGSVVEGSESEGSSEFSISEGHLLYGGKDGFVAVPSGSAYLLYTNNSDSSSIGVAIRATSTSGSTVPDFSPSGEDSSSAGSSSTAASSGTSTASQTTLSPSSGADAAVSQIGDGQIQATTATSSKAASSAAAVSQIGDGQIQATTATSSKLTSSAAAVSQIGDGQIQATTATSSKPTSSAAAVSQIGDGQIQAATSVASPSSSSSKTTVSAVSQISDGQIQATSSSASVQVQSENGGAQAVVGLGAGFAAAAALLL; encoded by the coding sequence ATGAAGTTCACCAGTGCATTTACCGCTGCATTATTGGCATGTGCAAGACTAGCTTTAGCTGACTCTGAGACCTTCGGCCTTCTAGTCATCAGATCGGGTTCGAGCTTGCAGTATGCTTCCGCGTATGCTCAAGATTCCAAGCTGTACCTAGGCAGCAGCTCTGACTCGCTTTCTGCTGTTGTCACCGACGAtggaaagctgaagctcTCCGATGATAAGTATGCTGTCGTGAGCTCTGACGGCTCCGTCGTGGAGGGATCTGAGTCTGAAGGCTCCAGTGAGTTCTCCATTTCTGAGGGACATTTGTTGTATGGTGGTAAGGACGGTTTTGTGGCAGTTCCCTCTGGTTCCGCCTACTTGCTATACACTAACAACTCGGACTCATCTAGCATTGGAGTTGCCATTAGAGCGACTTCCACATCTGGGTCCACCGTCCCAGACTTCAGCCCTTCTGGCGAGGACTCTAGTTCAGCGGGCTCATCCAGCACCGCTGCCTCGTCCGGCACATCCACCGCTTCCCAGACTACTTTGTCTCCATCCTCTGGCGCTGATGCTGCTGTCTCCCAGATCGGCGACGGCCAGATCCAGGCAACCACTGCCACTTCTTCCAAGGCCGCTAGCTCTGCTGCGGCTGTTTCCCAGATCGGTGACGGGCAGATTCAGGCCACTACAGCCACCTCTTCCAAGCTCACCAGCTCTGCTGCGGCTGTTTCCCAGATCGGTGACGGACAGATTCAGGCTACTACAGCCACCTCTTCCAAGCCCACTAGTTCTGCCGCGGCTGTCTCTCAAATCGGTGACGGCCAGATCCAGGCTGCCACCTCAGTTGCCAGTCCCTCAAGCtcgtcttcaaaaactaccGTCTCAGCTGTTTCCCAAATAAGCGACGGCCAGATCCAAGCTACATCCTCTTCCGCTAGCGTTCAGGTTCAGTCTGAAAACGGTGGAGCCCAAGCTGTTGTGGGGCTAGGCGCTGGTtttgctgccgctgctgccTTGTTGTTGTAA